A single window of Crassostrea angulata isolate pt1a10 chromosome 8, ASM2561291v2, whole genome shotgun sequence DNA harbors:
- the LOC128160031 gene encoding uncharacterized protein LOC128160031, with the protein MSRRDYAITRREDTINYTVKDVEEADEDEVFDIGDDLEVDLSGLTDMDGIRQRIIMHIEKVKGNYKDQTIEKLDDIAREDKRKRQKIVELLKKIQGTLKKFEVKEAPDVRMKRGSAALEELLVTEGAMKNFEIDFNKRVSQVTDGECMIVVSGETSAGKSSFLNLLLGEDILPVHHNPCTSVITKISYGAKRQARIIHMDGTTEDIEGIHKGELKERLWNKIYETDLDSREKKSPTSEVQLSLPISLLKSGIVLVDSPGIGENSAMDSVITHFVSEHHIMGFIYVIKSDNAGGVDEDRLGNLLKVIIDKQKKKLDDATTLFDPKCAIFVCNLWDNVKSDEQTAVYDYAVRKLENYWPGLVKTSVIRFSAKRAKAELSLDRDYITKDYKLFLDNLKELLTKATDMRVKSTYKWMETVLVRSVHHLKTIVKSVDDTEQHLKVKMKDVHDKLQSLRQKSKDVLQDQKCQIETSVKEICQMFEEFLRQDAAHFRLVHWLQQDLTDINADDIWPDLKRNIEHKMLERITDEFTKWEEDNHKCQAVEQEMFNQIKFQLCILQEDLNCIEGELHSDTNSVSSDDSDVVTMRRRKSSLLNFKLRRPGETDFGALYANPLPVKLVSKFLHPLDSITNKLRQSRIFEAIENVRWSKKMEGYKKEPLSTAKNISEKFLQRFLHSEGECDGQLYKFVSEILDRPRELLEVIEKNIPALIKSNEDLLDHISYCRINATESRGTYERMMEDLENLKHHLMEYGTGNIYVDDFMGREIRLRDAYNEYGDSENFRCSEIILTCSNNTQNSKRIPRGIWTALQSASLYDEKDEQEDAILIKIYLPLSGISEPFKEVTKLRFLQHPHVAKFLGIHHSDSPIPAFIYMDHMRSLKVYKNSTFLKMAEEVPRILEEVVQGIDYLHSKKLVHMELNSNTITVDFEGTVKLTGGCLPRYATFPMEKESIGAGDFVYLSPDVLRGELYVACADIYALGLLLYEMFLNLRCFDNQRTMTLDLFTSKVDPKEMNNVSSLCEQANMTESTKNLILWCIDPSADKRPTIQVVVEKASDFKCEPCLTNARRSVFSDQRRHRALRRGTVRAPEIS; encoded by the exons ACAATAGAGAAACTAGATGACATAGCTAGGGAGGATAAGAGAAAACGTCAGAAAATCGTCGAGTTGTTGAAGAAGATTCAGGGAACTCTGAAGAAGTTCGAAGTCAAAGAAGCCCCGGATGTGCGCATGAAGAGAGGAAGTGCGGCTCTGGAGGAACTCCTTGTGACGGAGGGAGCGATGAAGAACTTTGAGATCGACTTCAACAAGAGAGTTTCCCAAGTAACCGACGGGGAGTGCATGATCGTGGTGTCAG GAGAGACATCTGCAGGCAAGTCAAGCTTCCTTAATCTTCTCCTCGGTGAAGATATACTTCCAGTACATCACAACCCGTGTACTTCCGTCATTACAAAGATTTCCTATGGCGCCAAGCGTCAGGCCCGAATCATCCACATGGATGGAACTACAGAGGATATAGAGGGCATCCACAAAGGAGAACTGAAAGAGAGGCTGTGGAACAAAATTTACGAAACGGACCTCGACAGTCGGGAGAAAAAGTCGCCGACAAGTGAAGTGCAGCTTTCTCTTCCAATCAGTTTACTGAAG AGCGGTATTGTGCTGGTTGACTCGCCGGGTATCGGGGAAAATTCTGCCATGGATTCGGTCATCACTCACTTTGTCTCCGAACATCACATCATGGGTTTTATTTACGTCATCAAGTCGGACAATGCAGGTGGTGTGGATGAAGATAGG CTCGGAAATCTGTTAAAagttatcattgacaaacagaAGAAGAAACTGGACGATGCTACAACACTGTTCGATCCGAAATGTGCAATATTTGTGTGTAACCTTTGGGACAATGTGAAAAGTGACGAACAGACCGCTGTGTATGACTACGCGGTGCGGAAGCTGGAGAATTACTGGCCTGGACTAGTCAAAACTAGTGTCATCCGGTTTTCCGCAAAGCGGGCAAAAGCTGAGCTGTCTCTTGATAGGGATTATATCACCAAAGATTACAAATTATTCCTAGACAATCTTAAAGAATTATTGACCAAAGCCACAGATATGCGGGTCAAATCCACATATAA ATGGATGGAAACTGTTTTGGTCAGAAGTGTTCATCACCTGAAAACAATTGTCAAGTCCGTAGATGACACCGAACAGcatttgaaagtgaaaatgaAAGACGTGCATGACAAACTTCAAAGTCTACGTCAGAAGTCAAAGGACGTCCTGCAAGATCAAAAATGTCAGATCGAGACGAGTGTGAAGGAGATCTGCCAAATGTTTGAAGAGTTTCTCAGACAGGACGCAGCTCACTTCCGTCTTGTTCATTGGCTGCAGCAAGATCTGACCGACATTAACGCAGACGACATCTGGCCAGACCTAAAGAGGAATATTGAACACAAGATGCTGGAGAGGATTACGGACGAATTTACCAAGTGGGAGGAGGACAACCACAAATGCCAGGCAGTGGAACAGGAAATGTTTAACCaaatcaagtttcagctttgtaTTCTTCAAGAGGACTTAAATTGCATCGAGGGTGAATTACATTCAGATACCAACAGTGTTTCTTCCGATGATTCTGACGTCGTCACAATGAGGCGGCGAAAATCCTCTTTGCTGAATTTTAAACTTCGACGGCCTGGAGAAACCGATTTCGGAGCACTCTATGCAAACCCTTTGCCGGTGAAGTTAGTGAGCAAATTTCTTCATCCTCTTGACAGTATAACTAATAAACTTCGCCAATCACGTATTTTTGAAGCAATTGAAAACGTTCGGTGGAGCAAAAAAATGGAGGGTTATAAAAAAGAGCCTCTTTCTACCGCCAAAAACATTTCCGAAAAGTTTCTTCAACGGTTTTTGCACTCAGAGGGGGAGTGTGATGGTCAGCTTTATAAGTTTGTTTCCGAAATATTGGACCGTCCCCGGGAATTACTGGAAGTGATTGAAAAGAACATCCCAGCAttgattaaatcaaatgaaGATTTGCTGGACCACATATCTTACTGCCGTATCAATGCCACAGAGTCGAGAGGAACCTACGAACGCATGATGGAAGATTTAGAAAATCTGAAGCATCATCTGATGGAGTACGGAACAGGGAACATCTACGTGGATGATTTCATGGGAAGGGAGATCCGACTCCGAGATGCCTACAACGAATATGGGGACTCAGAAAACTTCAGGTGTTCAGAAATCATCCTCACGTGTTCCAACAACACTCAGAACAGTAAAAGGATTCCGCGGGGAATATGGACCGCTCTCCAGAGTGCCAGTTTGTACGACGAGAAGGATGAGCAGGAGGACGCCATTTTAATAAAGATTTATCTTCCACTGTCTGGAATTTCTGAACCCTTTAAAGAAGTCACCAAATTAAG ATTCCTGCAACATCCACACGTGGCAAAGTTCCTGGGTATCCACCATTCTGATTCCCCGATCCCTGCCTTCATTTACATGGACCACATGCGGAGCCTGAAGGTGTACAAGAACTCGACCTTCCTCAAGATGGCGGAAGAGGTTCCAAGAATTCTAGAGGAGGTGGTTCAAGGAATAGACTATCTACACAGCAAGAAGCTAGTCCACATGGAATTAAATTCTAACACTATTACG GTGGATTTTGAAGGAACAGTGAAATTGACAGGGGGATGTCTTCCTCGTTATGCCACCTTTCCCATGGAAAAAGAATCCATCGGCGCAGGGGACTTTGTGTATCTTTCACCGGATGTTCTCAGAGGAGAGTTGTATGTCGCATGCGCTGACATCTACGCTTTGGGACTACTTTTGTACGAAATGTTTCTTAACCTTCGTTGTTTTGACAACCAACGAACCATGACGTTGGACTTGTTTACGAGCAAAGTAGATCCAAAAGAGATGAACAACGTTTCGTCCCTGTGTGAACAGGCGAATATGACCGAATCGACAAAGAACCTCATTTTATGGTGCATAGATCCTTCCGCGGATAAGAGACCCACAATTCAAGTTGTTGTAGAAAAAGCAAGTGATTTCAAATGTGAGCCATGCTTAACAAACGCCCGACGCAGTGTGTTCTCTGATCAAAGACGACACAGAGCGTTGAGACGGGGGACGGTGCGAGCCCCCGAGATTTCTTAA